From the genome of Chania multitudinisentens RB-25, one region includes:
- the cpdA gene encoding 3',5'-cyclic-AMP phosphodiesterase — MESLFKLPMASGAKGRILQITDTHLFAGKNETLLGINTYSSYHAVLDAISAQQSACDLIVATGDLAQDHSLAAYRHFAEGVTRLPAPCVWLPGNHDFQPAMVDALAAAGIRPSKHVLLGENWQVLLLDSQVFGVPYGELSEYQLEWLERSLNAYPERYTLLLLHHHPLPSGCTWLDQHSLRNSHMLAAVLLRYPKVNTLLCGHIHQELDLDWYGRRLLASPSTCVQFKPHCTNFTIDDVSPGWRYLELMPDGQVETQVFRLENDDFRPDMNSDGY, encoded by the coding sequence TTGGAAAGCCTGTTTAAGCTGCCTATGGCGAGTGGAGCCAAGGGCAGGATTCTACAAATAACAGATACCCACCTTTTTGCCGGCAAAAATGAGACTTTGCTGGGCATCAATACCTATTCCAGCTATCACGCGGTGCTGGATGCCATCAGCGCACAGCAGTCGGCGTGTGATTTGATCGTGGCGACTGGCGATCTGGCGCAGGATCACTCTTTGGCGGCATATCGGCATTTTGCGGAGGGGGTGACCCGCCTGCCTGCTCCTTGTGTCTGGCTGCCGGGCAATCATGATTTCCAACCGGCGATGGTTGATGCCCTGGCCGCCGCCGGGATCAGGCCTTCAAAGCATGTTTTGCTGGGAGAAAACTGGCAGGTGCTGTTGCTGGACAGCCAGGTATTTGGCGTGCCCTATGGCGAACTGAGTGAATATCAGTTGGAGTGGCTGGAGCGCAGCCTCAACGCTTATCCTGAGCGTTACACGTTGCTGCTGTTGCATCACCATCCGTTGCCTTCGGGCTGTACCTGGCTTGATCAGCACAGCCTGCGCAACTCACACATGCTGGCCGCCGTATTGCTGCGTTACCCGAAGGTGAATACCCTGCTGTGCGGGCATATCCATCAGGAACTGGATCTGGACTGGTATGGGCGCCGTCTGCTGGCTTCGCCTTCCACCTGCGTACAATTCAAGCCGCACTGTACGAATTTCACGATCGATGATGTTTCTCCTGGCTGGCGCTACCTCGAACTGATGCCCGATGGTCAGGTCGAAACGCAGGTCTTTCGCTTGGAGAACGATGATTTCCGCCCCGATATGAATTCGGACGGTTACTGA
- the nudF gene encoding ADP-ribose diphosphatase, which translates to MKHLQPSPVTLDKNDVEIIARETLYRGFFSLDLYRFRHRLFNGEMSGEVKREIFERGHAAVLLPYDPVRDEVVLIEQLRIAALDTSASPWLLEMVAGIIEPGENVEEVCRREALEEAGIVVGRCKPVLSYLASPGGTSERLSIMVGEVDALTAEGIHGLAEENEDIRVHVVSREQAYCWVEEGAIDNAASVIALQWLALHHESLKAEWVD; encoded by the coding sequence ATGAAGCACTTGCAACCTTCGCCCGTTACGCTGGATAAAAATGATGTAGAAATTATTGCACGTGAGACGCTGTACCGTGGTTTTTTTTCACTCGATTTATACCGGTTTCGCCACCGTTTGTTTAATGGTGAGATGAGTGGTGAGGTAAAACGCGAAATTTTTGAACGCGGTCATGCCGCTGTACTGCTACCCTATGACCCAGTGCGTGATGAAGTGGTATTGATTGAGCAACTGCGGATCGCCGCGCTCGATACTTCGGCTTCCCCTTGGCTGCTGGAAATGGTGGCCGGGATTATCGAACCCGGGGAAAATGTAGAGGAAGTCTGCCGCCGTGAAGCGCTGGAAGAAGCGGGGATCGTGGTGGGGCGGTGCAAACCGGTGTTGAGTTATCTGGCCAGCCCTGGTGGCACCAGTGAACGTTTGTCGATCATGGTCGGTGAAGTTGATGCTCTAACCGCTGAAGGTATCCACGGATTGGCGGAAGAAAATGAGGATATTCGTGTCCATGTGGTCAGCCGTGAGCAGGCTTACTGTTGGGTTGAGGAAGGTGCGATTGATAATGCGGCATCAGTGATTGCGTTGCAGTGGCTGGCGTTGCACCATGAATCGCTCAAAGCTGAATGGGTTGATTAA
- a CDS encoding DUF1249 family protein produces the protein MQKRYTPDFPEMMRLCETNFAQLRRLLPRSDEVGETVTYQVSGAHYRLTLVESTRYTLLVEIVQTAPAVSYWSLPAMTVRLYYDAMVAEVCSSQQIYRFKARYDYPNKKLHQRDEKHQINQFLADWLRYCLAHGAMAVPVM, from the coding sequence ATGCAGAAGCGCTATACCCCTGATTTTCCAGAAATGATGAGATTGTGTGAAACCAACTTCGCGCAATTGCGCCGTTTGCTGCCGCGCAGCGACGAAGTGGGTGAAACGGTGACTTATCAGGTGAGCGGCGCTCATTATCGTCTGACTCTGGTTGAGTCTACGCGTTATACGTTGCTGGTGGAGATTGTACAGACTGCGCCGGCTGTCAGCTATTGGAGCCTGCCTGCCATGACGGTGCGGCTGTATTATGACGCGATGGTTGCGGAAGTGTGTTCCAGTCAGCAGATCTATCGATTTAAAGCGCGTTATGATTATCCAAACAAAAAGTTGCATCAACGTGACGAAAAGCATCAAATTAACCAGTTTCTTGCTGATTGGTTGCGCTACTGTTTAGCGCATGGAGCGATGGCGGTTCCGGTTATGTAA
- the dhaM gene encoding dihydroxyacetone kinase phosphoryl donor subunit DhaM produces MINIVVVSHSAQLGRGVEELARQMMRGDGCKLALAAGVDDAEYPIGTDAIKVMEAIKSVSDGTGIVVLMDLGSALLSAEMALELLEPELAAKVKLCSAPLVEGTLAAVVAANSGGNQEQVLIEAQGALQAKQAQLGEGTSASTPILPLQGGKSLSWKIQSPYGLHARPAARLAESLAPFDAELVLEKHGQCANPRSLNQLALLQVRYGDTIRLIAGGRQADEALAAFKALAEQHFGENVAEYHPPSLHGIPVEESLSCGPILQVQSFWPELIERQVTPDDVLHEQQRLRTALQHTLSDLNRLADRTGVLVGKPQAAIFGAHSMLLDDPDLQQAAYSRIAQELCSAEQAWQRELERIAMEYRELDDEYQRARELDVRDILRRTLSYLQQQPIPLITLSVPSILVMDEMMPSDVAMLDRRMVLGICLSGGNALSHTALLAKAMGIPMVVGMHGCMDKTRTGQKAMLDAARGVLQMSH; encoded by the coding sequence ATGATTAACATCGTTGTCGTTTCACACAGTGCACAATTGGGGCGCGGCGTAGAGGAATTGGCGCGGCAGATGATGCGTGGTGACGGTTGTAAACTGGCGCTGGCTGCGGGTGTCGATGATGCTGAATACCCGATTGGCACGGATGCAATCAAAGTGATGGAAGCGATCAAATCCGTGTCGGACGGAACAGGGATTGTGGTGTTGATGGATCTCGGCAGTGCGTTATTGAGTGCGGAAATGGCGCTTGAACTCTTGGAACCGGAGCTTGCCGCAAAGGTCAAATTATGTTCTGCACCATTGGTGGAAGGCACTCTGGCTGCCGTAGTTGCGGCGAATTCCGGTGGCAACCAGGAGCAGGTACTGATTGAAGCACAGGGGGCTTTACAGGCCAAGCAAGCGCAACTTGGTGAAGGGACATCTGCCAGCACACCGATTCTCCCCCTGCAAGGCGGTAAAAGCCTAAGCTGGAAGATACAGAGCCCGTATGGTTTGCATGCGCGCCCTGCGGCACGTTTGGCTGAGAGCCTGGCTCCATTTGATGCAGAGCTGGTGCTGGAAAAACACGGGCAGTGCGCTAATCCACGTAGCCTTAATCAGCTGGCGTTATTGCAGGTTCGCTATGGTGACACCATTCGTCTGATCGCTGGCGGCCGGCAGGCAGATGAAGCACTGGCGGCGTTCAAAGCATTAGCAGAGCAGCACTTTGGTGAAAACGTTGCTGAATATCATCCCCCTTCACTGCATGGCATTCCTGTGGAAGAGAGCCTCAGCTGCGGCCCGATACTACAGGTGCAAAGCTTCTGGCCGGAACTGATTGAGCGCCAGGTAACCCCAGATGACGTGCTGCATGAACAGCAGCGCTTGCGTACTGCTCTACAGCACACATTGAGTGATCTCAACAGATTGGCGGATCGCACAGGCGTATTGGTTGGCAAGCCACAGGCCGCAATATTTGGTGCGCACAGCATGTTGCTGGATGATCCCGATCTGCAACAGGCGGCATATAGCCGCATCGCCCAAGAGCTGTGTAGTGCTGAACAGGCATGGCAAAGGGAGCTGGAACGCATTGCTATGGAATATCGGGAACTGGATGACGAATATCAGCGGGCGCGAGAATTGGATGTCCGCGATATATTGCGCCGAACACTGAGTTATCTGCAACAACAACCGATCCCCTTGATCACACTCAGCGTGCCATCAATTTTAGTGATGGATGAGATGATGCCTTCTGATGTGGCGATGCTTGATCGGCGCATGGTGCTGGGTATTTGCCTGAGTGGCGGTAACGCGTTATCGCACACTGCGCTTTTGGCTAAAGCGATGGGGATACCGATGGTGGTGGGGATGCACGGCTGCATGGATAAAACCCGGACTGGCCAGAAAGCCATGCTGGATGCGGCGCGTGGGGTGTTACAGATGAGCCACTAG
- a CDS encoding DUF1190 family protein, whose translation MKRTKNINQETFRKSWRTYRIAPVALAISAVFTLAGCEKTDETVSLYQNANDCSLANPSMSEQCTTAYNNALKEAEKTAPKYATREDCVAEFGEAQCTQAPAQAGMAAQSQSSGSFWMPLMAGYMMGRMMGGTGFAQQPLFTSKNAASPANGKFVDATGKSYGPATAGGRTMTVPKTAMAPKPAVTNTITRGGFGETVAKQTSMQRSSASSTSSSRSMGG comes from the coding sequence ATGAAACGGACAAAAAACATCAACCAAGAGACATTCCGCAAATCCTGGCGCACCTACCGTATTGCGCCCGTGGCTTTGGCGATCAGCGCAGTCTTCACACTGGCTGGCTGCGAAAAAACGGATGAAACCGTCTCTTTGTATCAGAATGCTAACGATTGCTCACTTGCCAACCCTTCAATGAGTGAGCAATGCACCACTGCGTACAACAACGCACTGAAAGAAGCAGAGAAAACCGCACCAAAATACGCCACCCGTGAAGACTGCGTGGCCGAATTCGGTGAAGCACAATGTACTCAAGCCCCGGCACAAGCCGGTATGGCAGCGCAGTCACAAAGCAGCGGCAGCTTCTGGATGCCCCTGATGGCGGGCTACATGATGGGCCGTATGATGGGCGGAACAGGCTTTGCACAACAGCCGCTGTTTACCTCCAAAAATGCAGCCAGCCCGGCCAACGGCAAGTTCGTTGATGCCACAGGCAAAAGCTATGGCCCGGCAACGGCAGGTGGCCGAACCATGACCGTGCCCAAAACCGCCATGGCTCCTAAACCCGCAGTGACCAACACCATTACCCGCGGCGGTTTTGGTGAAACCGTTGCCAAACAGACCAGCATGCAGCGCAGCAGTGCCTCTTCCACTTCCAGCTCACGCAGCATGGGCGGTTAA
- the dhaK gene encoding dihydroxyacetone kinase subunit DhaK: MKKLINKVESVLSEQLLGMSAAHPELRVNQEPVFVTRSAGPVAGKVAILSGGGSGHEPMHCGFVGEGMLDGACPGEIFTSPTPDKIYACALVVEGSAGVLLIIKNYTGDALNFEAATEWLHDSGIPVATVLVDDDVAVKDSLFTAGRRGVANTVLLEKLLGAAAVRGDDLDALVALGHKINNQGHSIGIALGACTVPSTGKPSFVLADDEMEFGVGIHGEPGIERRPFTTLNQAVDMMFQTLIEHGPYQRTVRVWDRQQGIWCDEPQSKQALVRGDRVIALVNNLGTTPLSELYGVYHRLAECCTEAGVNIERNLVGSYCTSLDMQGVSITLLKVDDELLSLWDAPVKTPALRWGH; encoded by the coding sequence GTGAAAAAACTCATCAATAAGGTTGAATCGGTCTTAAGTGAACAACTATTGGGGATGAGCGCAGCGCATCCAGAACTGCGGGTCAATCAGGAACCGGTATTTGTCACCCGTTCGGCAGGGCCAGTGGCGGGCAAAGTGGCGATCTTGTCTGGTGGTGGCAGTGGTCATGAACCGATGCATTGCGGTTTTGTTGGTGAGGGAATGCTTGACGGTGCCTGCCCAGGGGAGATTTTCACCTCACCAACGCCGGATAAAATATACGCATGTGCTCTGGTCGTGGAGGGGAGTGCAGGGGTGTTGTTGATCATCAAAAACTACACGGGTGATGCTCTGAACTTTGAGGCGGCCACGGAATGGCTGCATGACAGCGGTATACCGGTTGCCACGGTGTTGGTGGATGATGATGTGGCAGTAAAAGACAGCCTGTTTACCGCCGGGCGGCGTGGTGTAGCCAATACGGTGCTGCTGGAGAAACTGCTCGGTGCGGCCGCGGTGCGGGGCGACGATTTGGATGCTCTCGTAGCGTTAGGCCACAAGATCAACAATCAGGGGCATTCGATCGGCATTGCTCTCGGGGCTTGTACGGTTCCTAGCACCGGCAAACCCTCGTTCGTGTTGGCTGATGATGAAATGGAGTTTGGTGTTGGTATCCATGGTGAACCCGGTATCGAACGGCGGCCGTTCACGACGCTCAACCAGGCTGTAGATATGATGTTCCAGACATTGATCGAACATGGCCCATACCAACGCACTGTTCGTGTTTGGGATCGCCAGCAAGGAATATGGTGTGATGAACCGCAAAGCAAACAGGCTTTGGTACGGGGTGATCGGGTCATTGCGTTAGTTAATAACCTGGGTACGACACCGCTCTCCGAACTCTATGGCGTTTACCACCGTCTGGCTGAGTGTTGCACCGAAGCTGGGGTGAATATCGAACGCAATCTGGTGGGTTCATACTGTACTTCATTGGATATGCAGGGCGTGTCTATCACCCTGTTGAAAGTGGATGATGAACTGCTGTCGCTGTGGGATGCACCGGTGAAAACACCCGCATTGCGTTGGGGTCATTAG
- the dhaL gene encoding dihydroxyacetone kinase subunit DhaL: MALSKQQVLDWLLRCSEVFAREQVFLTQLDTAIGDGDHGLNMNRGFNKVAEKLPSVADGDIGSILKYTGMTLLSHVGGASGPLFGTFFIRAAQVANAKQSLELSELRLVFQEGVAGVVMRGRAEPGDKTLCDVWWPVLGSLGQSVQQQINVIPALQQAAACAEQAVQTTIVMQARKGRASYLGERSIGHQDPGATSVMLMMKTLAAVVEEAG; encoded by the coding sequence ATGGCGTTAAGCAAGCAACAGGTGCTGGACTGGCTGCTGCGTTGCAGTGAGGTTTTTGCCCGTGAACAGGTTTTTTTAACCCAATTAGACACCGCGATTGGCGATGGTGATCATGGCCTTAACATGAACCGTGGCTTTAACAAAGTGGCAGAAAAGTTGCCTTCGGTGGCAGATGGCGATATCGGTTCTATTTTAAAGTACACCGGTATGACGCTGCTTTCTCACGTGGGGGGTGCCAGTGGCCCGCTGTTCGGTACTTTTTTCATTCGGGCGGCACAGGTAGCCAATGCCAAACAGAGCCTGGAATTGAGCGAACTGAGGCTGGTATTTCAGGAAGGGGTTGCCGGAGTAGTGATGCGCGGCAGGGCGGAACCGGGCGATAAAACACTGTGCGATGTCTGGTGGCCAGTGTTAGGCAGCCTGGGACAATCGGTACAGCAACAGATTAACGTAATACCGGCATTACAGCAGGCTGCTGCGTGCGCTGAACAGGCGGTGCAAACCACGATCGTCATGCAGGCTCGTAAAGGGCGTGCCAGCTACCTGGGCGAACGTAGTATTGGTCATCAAGATCCTGGGGCGACATCGGTCATGCTGATGATGAAAACCTTGGCTGCGGTAGTGGAGGAGGCTGGATGA
- the tolC gene encoding outer membrane channel protein TolC produces MKKLLPLLIGLSLGGFSAMSQAENLLQVYKQAKESNPDLRKTAADRDAAFEKISEARSPLLPQLGLSAGYNHTNGFRDANGVNSNTTNGSLSLTQTIFDMSAWRALTQQEKAAGISDVTFQTASQKLILDTATAYFNVLLAIDSLSYVQANKQAVYRTLDQTTQRFNVGLVAITDVQNARSNYDSVLASEVTARNNLDNSVEVLRQLTGTFYPELASLNTDKFSTQRPDAVNNLLKEAEKRNLSLLSARLNQDLAREQIKSAETGYMPTISASASTGLTNTRYNGSNSDSRTNSDNGQNQVGVTLSVPIYNGGVTNSRVQQAQYNFVGASEQLESTHRSVVQTVRSSFNNVSASISSISAYAQAVVSAQSSLDATEAGYEVGTRTIVDVLSATTTLYNAKQQLASARYSYLTNQLTIKSALGTLNENDLMLLNGVLGKTVPTSPDMVESATPQPARSN; encoded by the coding sequence ATGAAGAAACTGCTCCCCCTTCTGATCGGACTGAGCCTCGGTGGCTTCAGTGCAATGAGCCAAGCAGAAAATCTGTTACAAGTTTACAAACAGGCCAAGGAAAGTAACCCGGATCTGCGTAAAACGGCTGCTGACCGTGATGCAGCATTTGAAAAAATCAGCGAAGCACGCAGCCCGTTACTGCCACAGCTTGGATTATCTGCCGGTTACAACCATACCAACGGTTTCCGTGACGCAAACGGCGTCAACAGCAATACCACCAACGGTTCCCTGTCGTTGACACAGACTATCTTTGACATGTCTGCCTGGCGAGCACTCACTCAACAAGAAAAAGCCGCCGGTATTTCGGATGTCACTTTCCAGACTGCTTCTCAAAAGTTAATCCTTGATACCGCAACCGCCTACTTCAACGTACTGCTGGCCATTGATTCACTGTCTTATGTCCAGGCAAACAAACAAGCGGTTTACCGCACGTTGGATCAGACCACCCAGCGCTTTAACGTCGGCCTGGTCGCCATTACCGATGTGCAAAACGCTCGTTCCAACTACGATTCCGTGCTGGCCAGTGAAGTGACAGCACGTAACAATCTGGATAACTCGGTAGAAGTTCTGCGTCAGCTCACCGGTACTTTCTACCCAGAGCTGGCTTCGCTGAATACGGATAAATTCAGCACTCAACGCCCGGATGCGGTGAATAACCTGCTGAAAGAAGCCGAAAAACGCAACCTGAGCCTGCTTTCTGCACGCTTGAACCAAGATCTGGCCCGTGAACAGATCAAATCGGCAGAAACCGGCTATATGCCGACCATCAGTGCGTCCGCATCTACAGGTCTTACCAATACCAGATACAACGGTTCCAATAGCGATAGCCGTACTAATTCGGATAATGGTCAAAACCAGGTCGGTGTCACCCTGAGCGTGCCCATTTACAACGGCGGCGTCACCAATTCCCGCGTACAACAGGCGCAATACAACTTTGTCGGCGCCAGTGAACAGTTGGAAAGTACGCATCGCAGTGTAGTGCAGACCGTGCGTTCTTCTTTCAACAACGTTTCTGCTTCTATCAGCAGCATCAGTGCCTACGCACAGGCAGTCGTTTCGGCCCAGAGTTCACTGGATGCGACAGAAGCAGGTTATGAGGTCGGCACGCGTACCATCGTTGACGTGCTGAGTGCCACCACCACGTTGTATAACGCCAAACAGCAGCTTGCTAGCGCGCGTTATTCTTATCTGACCAACCAGTTGACCATAAAATCGGCGCTCGGTACGTTGAACGAAAACGATCTGATGCTGCTGAACGGGGTTTTGGGTAAGACTGTCCCTACCTCTCCAGACATGGTGGAGTCAGCAACTCCACAGCCAGCACGCAGTAACTGA
- a CDS encoding glutathionylspermidine synthase family protein, giving the protein MKRVAITERPDWREKAAEFGFQFHTMYGEPYWCEEAYYQFTLAQIEEIENATAELHQMCLQVVEKVVNSDALMAKFCIPKHTWDFVRSSWRTQQPSLYSRLDLAYDGINPPKLLENNADTPTSLYEAAFFQWLWLEDQINAGKLDAASDQYNSLQEKLIERFADLQAHHGFSLLHLACCQDSEEDRGTVQYLQDCAQEAGLPSEFLFMEEIGLGEKGQFTDLQNQVIGNLFKLYPWEFMLREMFSTKLEDAGVRWLEPAWKCIISNKALLPLLWEMFPNHPNLLPAYFAQDDHPPLQHYVTKPLFSREGANIQIVQNGQEVARVDGPYGEEGMIVQQFHPLPQFEGSYTLIGSWLVDDQPCGIGLREDRELITQDLSRFYPHIILG; this is encoded by the coding sequence ATGAAACGCGTTGCGATTACCGAACGCCCGGATTGGCGCGAAAAAGCCGCTGAATTTGGTTTCCAGTTTCACACCATGTACGGCGAGCCTTACTGGTGTGAAGAGGCTTATTACCAGTTCACCCTGGCGCAGATTGAAGAGATCGAAAACGCCACCGCCGAACTGCATCAAATGTGCCTGCAAGTGGTGGAAAAAGTGGTCAACAGTGACGCGTTGATGGCCAAATTCTGCATTCCCAAACACACTTGGGATTTCGTGCGCAGTTCCTGGCGTACTCAGCAGCCTTCGCTGTATTCGCGCCTCGATCTGGCCTATGACGGTATCAACCCGCCCAAGTTGTTAGAGAACAACGCCGATACCCCCACTTCGCTGTATGAAGCGGCCTTTTTCCAATGGCTGTGGCTGGAAGATCAAATCAACGCAGGCAAGCTGGATGCCGCATCAGATCAATACAACAGCCTGCAAGAAAAGCTGATTGAACGTTTTGCCGATCTGCAAGCCCACCACGGCTTCAGCCTGCTGCATCTGGCCTGCTGCCAAGACAGTGAAGAAGATCGCGGAACGGTGCAATACCTGCAAGACTGCGCTCAGGAAGCCGGCCTGCCGAGCGAATTCCTGTTTATGGAAGAGATTGGCCTTGGAGAGAAAGGCCAGTTCACCGATCTGCAAAACCAGGTCATTGGTAATCTGTTTAAGCTCTATCCGTGGGAATTTATGCTGCGCGAAATGTTTTCCACCAAGCTGGAAGACGCCGGTGTGCGCTGGCTGGAACCGGCCTGGAAGTGCATAATCTCCAACAAAGCGCTGTTGCCGCTGTTGTGGGAAATGTTCCCCAACCATCCCAACCTGCTGCCCGCTTACTTTGCGCAAGACGATCACCCACCATTGCAGCATTACGTCACTAAACCGTTGTTCTCACGTGAAGGGGCGAATATCCAGATCGTGCAAAATGGTCAGGAAGTGGCGCGTGTTGATGGCCCCTACGGCGAAGAAGGCATGATTGTGCAACAGTTTCATCCTTTGCCGCAGTTTGAGGGCAGTTATACGCTGATCGGCAGCTGGCTGGTGGACGATCAGCCATGCGGTATCGGTCTGCGGGAAGATCGTGAACTGATTACTCAGGATCTGTCACGTTTTTACCCGCATATCATTCTTGGTTGA